In Massilia violaceinigra, one DNA window encodes the following:
- the mnmH gene encoding tRNA 2-selenouridine(34) synthase MnmH → MKYPALENFASLLPQLDQFDCIIDARSESEFALDHLPGAINCPVLSDPERVRVGTMYKQINAFEAKKVGATLVAKNIARHIETLWLDKPKEWRPLVYCWRGGNRSGSMALILAKIGWPSVQLDGGYKAYRAHVSAALLETPVPEFKVICGTTGSGKSRLLQVLDSIGAQVLDLEQLAAHRGSVLGNLPSKPQPSQKMFETLIWEKLRRFDPARPVFVESESKKVGQLRVPDALMNKMRQSSCVSLMLSRPNRVRLLMEDYQHFTESPDTLNTQLDCLTLLHGRDKIDSWHALASGGQMPVLVDELLAAHYDPAYLRSIDRNFIQVGKAEVVQLDDIGEADFLAAAHRLHAA, encoded by the coding sequence ATGAAATATCCCGCCCTGGAAAATTTCGCCTCGCTGCTGCCGCAGCTCGACCAGTTCGACTGCATCATCGACGCGCGCAGCGAGTCCGAGTTCGCTCTCGACCATCTTCCCGGCGCCATCAACTGCCCGGTGCTGAGCGACCCGGAGCGCGTGCGGGTGGGCACCATGTACAAGCAGATCAACGCCTTCGAGGCCAAGAAGGTCGGCGCGACGCTGGTAGCCAAGAACATCGCGCGCCATATCGAAACGCTGTGGCTGGACAAGCCCAAGGAATGGCGGCCGCTGGTGTATTGCTGGCGCGGCGGCAACCGCAGCGGCTCGATGGCGCTGATCCTGGCCAAGATCGGCTGGCCGTCGGTGCAACTCGACGGCGGCTACAAGGCGTACCGCGCGCATGTCAGCGCGGCGCTGCTGGAAACGCCCGTGCCGGAATTCAAGGTTATCTGCGGCACCACGGGCAGCGGCAAGAGCCGCCTGCTGCAGGTGCTCGACTCGATCGGCGCGCAGGTGCTGGACCTGGAACAGCTGGCCGCGCACCGCGGGTCGGTACTGGGCAATCTGCCGAGCAAACCGCAGCCATCGCAAAAGATGTTCGAAACCCTGATCTGGGAAAAACTGCGCCGCTTCGATCCGGCCCGGCCCGTGTTCGTGGAATCGGAAAGCAAGAAGGTCGGCCAGTTGCGCGTGCCCGATGCGTTGATGAACAAGATGCGGCAATCGTCCTGCGTGTCGTTGATGCTGTCGCGGCCGAACCGGGTACGCCTGCTGATGGAAGACTATCAGCATTTCACCGAGAGTCCGGACACGCTCAATACGCAGCTCGACTGCCTGACGCTGCTGCACGGACGCGACAAGATCGACAGCTGGCATGCGCTGGCCAGTGGCGGGCAGATGCCGGTACTTGTGGACGAATTGCTGGCCGCGCATTACGATCCGGCTTACCTGCGCTCGATCGACCGCAATTTCATCCAGGTCGGCAAGGCCGAGGTGGTACAGCTGGACGATATCGGCGAGGCGGATTTCCTGGCCGCGGCGCACCGCTTGCACGCCGCGTGA
- a CDS encoding PoNe immunity protein domain-containing protein — protein sequence MSTPRNLSSTPAEMESHVSDADTSVAFPLRRYAEEPENSFNQYELLTIPRYQQKCLLHRFGRGDSLDSIRAWFLDDMLPTLRSTQEASKKLFPEHDVLIDSGEPWSLLWLFAFVCFDDNGTELARADTWFTLEDGPVLFDMMLKAFVPSTSYAEEYDPTFSEPKDEAVIDALLLDEPARTRALEACMRQWPKLMKPSGYREAPAAGKHIFLHFPFEIALAVCAYDIDDSTFRDLPYYPRELVDYYREHVRGKRDAWRATGVGAGPEIPPSPHLQPKKVYTLKPAEAYVRWLELACNEQADIITKAHKGLKKRKSMPALCSAMEVLAGLGYGAQADLKDDESLAAYVVDMCAARGLPAFTPPPPPPEGPARISKILSALQSWAAGQGQQLFVLNDDDDDNWNALLVRADAKDEFALLCEQLSLEVLDEDGWS from the coding sequence ATGAGCACACCGCGTAACCTGAGCAGCACGCCTGCCGAAATGGAATCCCATGTCAGCGACGCCGACACCAGCGTCGCTTTTCCCCTGCGCCGCTATGCGGAAGAGCCTGAAAATTCGTTCAATCAGTACGAACTGCTGACCATTCCCCGCTATCAGCAAAAATGTCTGCTGCACCGCTTCGGGCGCGGCGACTCGCTCGACAGCATCCGCGCCTGGTTCCTGGATGACATGCTGCCTACCTTGCGCAGCACGCAGGAGGCGAGCAAGAAGCTGTTCCCGGAGCACGACGTGCTGATTGATTCAGGGGAACCTTGGTCCTTGCTGTGGCTGTTTGCCTTCGTCTGCTTCGACGACAACGGCACGGAACTGGCGCGTGCAGACACCTGGTTCACGCTCGAGGACGGCCCGGTCTTGTTCGACATGATGCTCAAGGCATTTGTTCCATCGACGTCGTACGCCGAAGAATACGATCCAACGTTCTCGGAGCCGAAAGACGAAGCGGTCATCGACGCACTGCTGCTGGACGAACCCGCACGCACGCGTGCATTGGAAGCATGCATGCGCCAGTGGCCGAAACTGATGAAGCCATCCGGCTACCGTGAAGCGCCGGCCGCAGGCAAGCATATCTTCCTGCATTTCCCCTTCGAGATTGCGCTGGCGGTGTGTGCCTACGATATCGACGACAGCACCTTTCGCGACCTCCCCTACTATCCGCGCGAGCTGGTCGATTATTACCGTGAACACGTGCGCGGCAAGCGCGATGCGTGGCGCGCCACGGGTGTGGGCGCGGGACCGGAAATTCCTCCCTCGCCGCACCTGCAGCCGAAAAAAGTCTACACCCTCAAGCCTGCCGAGGCGTACGTACGCTGGCTGGAACTGGCCTGCAATGAGCAGGCCGATATCATCACAAAGGCGCACAAGGGGCTGAAAAAGCGCAAGAGCATGCCGGCGCTGTGCAGTGCGATGGAGGTGCTGGCCGGGCTCGGTTACGGCGCGCAGGCGGACTTGAAGGACGATGAGTCGCTGGCCGCCTACGTGGTGGACATGTGCGCCGCGCGCGGCTTGCCCGCATTCACGCCACCGCCACCGCCACCGGAGGGCCCTGCCCGGATCAGCAAGATTCTGTCGGCGCTGCAGTCATGGGCGGCCGGGCAAGGCCAGCAGTTGTTCGTCCTCAACGACGACGATGACGACAACTGGAACGCGCTCCTGGTGCGGGCCGATGCGAAGGATGAATTTGCGCTGCTGTGCGAACAGTTATCGCTTGAGGTGCTTGACGAGGATGGCTGGAGTTGA